One window of Sardina pilchardus chromosome 2, fSarPil1.1, whole genome shotgun sequence genomic DNA carries:
- the eef1da gene encoding eukaryotic translation elongation factor 1 delta a (guanine nucleotide exchange protein) isoform X1 — MSGLQCLMQDSVWFDKPRYDEAERRFYEGMNGITHSAQPPQEREASAILQDIAKARQNIQKSLAGLKTALQPGRGQSRPQKQQQRRNRTTSSSSTGGGDQTDLVSRMKSLEMENQSLHKAVNDLRSMMSKMESRLTVLEKAKPTASPSYAQAAKTVVVQAPKKVEVKEEEEDDDDLDLFGDDDDDEEAERLKAERVKAYTEKKAKKPVLIAKSSILLDVKPWDDETDMAKLEECVRSVQTDGLLWGASKLVPVGYGIKKLQINCVVEDDKVGTDYLEEEITQFEDYVQSVDVAAFNKI; from the exons ATGAGTGGACTCCAGTGCCTGATGCAGGACAGTGTCTGGTTCGACAAGCCCAGGTATGACGAGGCAGAGCGGCGCTTCTACGAGGGCATGAACGGCATCACCCACTCGGCACAGCCG cCTCAGGAGAGAGAAGCTAGTGCCATCCTGCAGGACATTGCTAAAGCCCGCCAGAATATCCAGAAATCCCTAGCCGGA CTGAAGACCGCACTGCAGCCAGGCCGGGGTCAGTCTCGCCCCcaaaagcagcagcagcgccgcaATCGGACC ACCTCATCGAGCAGCACAGGGGGCGGAGACCAGACAGACCTGGTGTCACGCATGAAGAGTCTGGAGATGGAGAACCAGAGTTtgcacaaag CTGTGAACGACCTGAGATCCATGATGTCCAAGATGGAGTCGCGCCTCACCGTGCTGGAGAAGGCCAAACCTACCGCTTCGCCATCCTACGCACAAGCCGCCAAG ACCGTGGTTGTCCAGGCACCCAAGAAGGTTGaagtgaaagaggaggaggaggacgacgatgaCTTGGACCTGTTcggcgacgacgacgacgatgagGAGGCAGAGCGCCTCAAGGCAGAGAGGGTGAAGGCGTACACTGAAAAGAAGGCCAAGAAGCCCGTGCTCATCGCCAAGTCCTCCATCCTGCTCGACGTCAAGCCC TGGGACGACGAGACGGACATGGCCAAGTTGGAGGAGTGTGTGCGCTCTGTCCAGACAGACGGGCTCCTGTGGGGCGCCTCTAAGCTGGTGCCCGTGGGCTACGGCATCAAGAAGCTGCAGATCAACTGCGTGGTGGAGGACGACAAGGTGGGCACAGACTACCTGGAGGAGGAGATCACCCAGTTCGAGGACTAC GTCCAAAGTGTGGATGTTGCTGCCTTCAACAAGATCTGA
- the eef1da gene encoding eukaryotic translation elongation factor 1 delta a (guanine nucleotide exchange protein) isoform X3 — MSGLQCLMQDSVWFDKPRYDEAERRFYEGMNGITHSAQPLKTALQPGRGQSRPQKQQQRRNRTTSSSSTGGGDQTDLVSRMKSLEMENQSLHKAVNDLRSMMSKMESRLTVLEKAKPTASPSYAQAAKTVVVQAPKKVEVKEEEEDDDDLDLFGDDDDDEEAERLKAERVKAYTEKKAKKPVLIAKSSILLDVKPWDDETDMAKLEECVRSVQTDGLLWGASKLVPVGYGIKKLQINCVVEDDKVGTDYLEEEITQFEDYVQSVDVAAFNKI, encoded by the exons ATGAGTGGACTCCAGTGCCTGATGCAGGACAGTGTCTGGTTCGACAAGCCCAGGTATGACGAGGCAGAGCGGCGCTTCTACGAGGGCATGAACGGCATCACCCACTCGGCACAGCCG CTGAAGACCGCACTGCAGCCAGGCCGGGGTCAGTCTCGCCCCcaaaagcagcagcagcgccgcaATCGGACC ACCTCATCGAGCAGCACAGGGGGCGGAGACCAGACAGACCTGGTGTCACGCATGAAGAGTCTGGAGATGGAGAACCAGAGTTtgcacaaag CTGTGAACGACCTGAGATCCATGATGTCCAAGATGGAGTCGCGCCTCACCGTGCTGGAGAAGGCCAAACCTACCGCTTCGCCATCCTACGCACAAGCCGCCAAG ACCGTGGTTGTCCAGGCACCCAAGAAGGTTGaagtgaaagaggaggaggaggacgacgatgaCTTGGACCTGTTcggcgacgacgacgacgatgagGAGGCAGAGCGCCTCAAGGCAGAGAGGGTGAAGGCGTACACTGAAAAGAAGGCCAAGAAGCCCGTGCTCATCGCCAAGTCCTCCATCCTGCTCGACGTCAAGCCC TGGGACGACGAGACGGACATGGCCAAGTTGGAGGAGTGTGTGCGCTCTGTCCAGACAGACGGGCTCCTGTGGGGCGCCTCTAAGCTGGTGCCCGTGGGCTACGGCATCAAGAAGCTGCAGATCAACTGCGTGGTGGAGGACGACAAGGTGGGCACAGACTACCTGGAGGAGGAGATCACCCAGTTCGAGGACTAC GTCCAAAGTGTGGATGTTGCTGCCTTCAACAAGATCTGA
- the eef1da gene encoding eukaryotic translation elongation factor 1 delta a (guanine nucleotide exchange protein) isoform X4, whose protein sequence is MSGLQCLMQDSVWFDKPRYDEAERRFYEGMNGITHSAQPTSSSSTGGGDQTDLVSRMKSLEMENQSLHKAVNDLRSMMSKMESRLTVLEKAKPTASPSYAQAAKTVVVQAPKKVEVKEEEEDDDDLDLFGDDDDDEEAERLKAERVKAYTEKKAKKPVLIAKSSILLDVKPWDDETDMAKLEECVRSVQTDGLLWGASKLVPVGYGIKKLQINCVVEDDKVGTDYLEEEITQFEDYVQSVDVAAFNKI, encoded by the exons ATGAGTGGACTCCAGTGCCTGATGCAGGACAGTGTCTGGTTCGACAAGCCCAGGTATGACGAGGCAGAGCGGCGCTTCTACGAGGGCATGAACGGCATCACCCACTCGGCACAGCCG ACCTCATCGAGCAGCACAGGGGGCGGAGACCAGACAGACCTGGTGTCACGCATGAAGAGTCTGGAGATGGAGAACCAGAGTTtgcacaaag CTGTGAACGACCTGAGATCCATGATGTCCAAGATGGAGTCGCGCCTCACCGTGCTGGAGAAGGCCAAACCTACCGCTTCGCCATCCTACGCACAAGCCGCCAAG ACCGTGGTTGTCCAGGCACCCAAGAAGGTTGaagtgaaagaggaggaggaggacgacgatgaCTTGGACCTGTTcggcgacgacgacgacgatgagGAGGCAGAGCGCCTCAAGGCAGAGAGGGTGAAGGCGTACACTGAAAAGAAGGCCAAGAAGCCCGTGCTCATCGCCAAGTCCTCCATCCTGCTCGACGTCAAGCCC TGGGACGACGAGACGGACATGGCCAAGTTGGAGGAGTGTGTGCGCTCTGTCCAGACAGACGGGCTCCTGTGGGGCGCCTCTAAGCTGGTGCCCGTGGGCTACGGCATCAAGAAGCTGCAGATCAACTGCGTGGTGGAGGACGACAAGGTGGGCACAGACTACCTGGAGGAGGAGATCACCCAGTTCGAGGACTAC GTCCAAAGTGTGGATGTTGCTGCCTTCAACAAGATCTGA
- the eef1da gene encoding eukaryotic translation elongation factor 1 delta a (guanine nucleotide exchange protein) isoform X2 gives MSGLQCLMQDSVWFDKPRYDEAERRFYEGMNGITHSAQPPQEREASAILQDIAKARQNIQKSLAGTSSSSTGGGDQTDLVSRMKSLEMENQSLHKAVNDLRSMMSKMESRLTVLEKAKPTASPSYAQAAKTVVVQAPKKVEVKEEEEDDDDLDLFGDDDDDEEAERLKAERVKAYTEKKAKKPVLIAKSSILLDVKPWDDETDMAKLEECVRSVQTDGLLWGASKLVPVGYGIKKLQINCVVEDDKVGTDYLEEEITQFEDYVQSVDVAAFNKI, from the exons ATGAGTGGACTCCAGTGCCTGATGCAGGACAGTGTCTGGTTCGACAAGCCCAGGTATGACGAGGCAGAGCGGCGCTTCTACGAGGGCATGAACGGCATCACCCACTCGGCACAGCCG cCTCAGGAGAGAGAAGCTAGTGCCATCCTGCAGGACATTGCTAAAGCCCGCCAGAATATCCAGAAATCCCTAGCCGGA ACCTCATCGAGCAGCACAGGGGGCGGAGACCAGACAGACCTGGTGTCACGCATGAAGAGTCTGGAGATGGAGAACCAGAGTTtgcacaaag CTGTGAACGACCTGAGATCCATGATGTCCAAGATGGAGTCGCGCCTCACCGTGCTGGAGAAGGCCAAACCTACCGCTTCGCCATCCTACGCACAAGCCGCCAAG ACCGTGGTTGTCCAGGCACCCAAGAAGGTTGaagtgaaagaggaggaggaggacgacgatgaCTTGGACCTGTTcggcgacgacgacgacgatgagGAGGCAGAGCGCCTCAAGGCAGAGAGGGTGAAGGCGTACACTGAAAAGAAGGCCAAGAAGCCCGTGCTCATCGCCAAGTCCTCCATCCTGCTCGACGTCAAGCCC TGGGACGACGAGACGGACATGGCCAAGTTGGAGGAGTGTGTGCGCTCTGTCCAGACAGACGGGCTCCTGTGGGGCGCCTCTAAGCTGGTGCCCGTGGGCTACGGCATCAAGAAGCTGCAGATCAACTGCGTGGTGGAGGACGACAAGGTGGGCACAGACTACCTGGAGGAGGAGATCACCCAGTTCGAGGACTAC GTCCAAAGTGTGGATGTTGCTGCCTTCAACAAGATCTGA